In Thiovulum sp. ES, a genomic segment contains:
- a CDS encoding Base plate wedge protein 53 (PFAM: Base plate wedge protein 53), with the protein MFYLNNEISTQDKYAIEKFANHDGESLDILTSSIIERISELKSIGLYIVDKEEHRPDLLSYNLYKDTQYWFLLLLYNDIHDYRELKQGQTVKYFSIVELEALYFDLKRQSKNNQVSRD; encoded by the coding sequence ATGTTCTATCTAAACAATGAAATATCAACACAAGATAAATATGCAATCGAGAAGTTCGCTAATCATGATGGCGAGTCTTTAGATATTCTAACCTCTTCTATAATTGAAAGAATATCTGAACTAAAATCTATCGGTCTTTACATAGTAGATAAAGAGGAACACAGACCAGACTTACTCTCTTATAATCTATATAAAGACACTCAATACTGGTTCTTATTGTTACTATACAATGACATACACGATTACAGAGAATTAAAACAAGGGCAAACAGTTAAATACTTCTCTATCGTTGAACTCGAAGCTTTATACTTTGATTTAAAGAGACAGTCTAAAAATAATCAAGTAAGTAGAGACTAG